In the genome of Ammospiza nelsoni isolate bAmmNel1 chromosome 7, bAmmNel1.pri, whole genome shotgun sequence, one region contains:
- the CHRNA1 gene encoding acetylcholine receptor subunit alpha — protein MMKVHCVLLLLICSAGLALGYEDETRLVEDLFSNYNKVVRPVEDHRDAVVVTVGLQLIQLISVDEVNQIVTTNVRLKQQWTDVNLKWNPDDYGGVKKIRIPSDDIWRPDLVLYNNADGDFAIVKYTKVLLEHTGRITWTPPAIFKSYCEIIVTHFPFDQQNCSMKLGTWTYDGTMVVINPESDRPDLSNFMESGEWVMKDYRGWKHWVYYACCPDTPYLDITYHFLMQRLPLYFIVNVIIPCLLFSFLTGLVFYLPTDSGEKMTLSISVLLSLTVFLLVIVELIPSTSSAVPLIGKYMLFTMVFVIASIIITVIVINTHHRSPSTHTMPPWVRKIFIDTIPNVMFFSTMKRPSRDKQDKNIFSEDIDISDISGKSGSVPVNFYSPLTKNPDVKNAIEGIKYIAETMKSDQEASNAAEEWKFVAMVLDHLLLGIFMLVCFIGTLAVFAGRLIELNQQG, from the exons ATGATGAAGGTCCATTGtgtgctcctcctcctcatctgcTCAG ctgggctggccctgggctATGAGGATGAGACCCGCCTGGTGGAGGACTTGTTCAGTAACTACAACAAGGTGGTGCGGCCCGTGGAGGACCATCGTGACGCCGTCGTCGTCAccgtggggctgcagctcatcCAGCTCATCAGCGTG gatgaaGTAAATCAGATTGTGACAACCAATGTGCGCCTGAAACAG CAATGGACAGACGTCAACCTCAAATGGAATCCAGATGACTACGGTGGCGTAAAAAAAATCCGCATCCCCTCAGATGATATCTGGCGGCCAGACCTTGTTCTTTACAACAA TGCAGACGGGGATTTTGCCATTGTGAAATACACCAAAGTCCTTCTGGAGCACACAGGTCGGATCACCTGGACACCACCAGCCATTTTTAAGAGTTACTGTGAAATCATAGTCACACACTTCCCATTTGAccagcagaactgcagcatGAAGTTGGGAACTTGGACATATGATGGCACAATGGTTGTTATTAACCCG GAGAGCGATCGCCCAGACCTGAGTAACTTCATGGAGAGTGGGGAGTGGGTGATGAAGGATTACCGTGGCTGGAAGCACTGGGTTTACTACGCCTGCTGCCCTGACACGCCCTACCTGGACATCACCTACCACTTCCTCATGCAGCGCCTGCCCCTCTACTTCATTGTCAACGTCATCATCCCCTGCCTGCTCTTCTCCTTTCTAACAGGGCTCGTTTTTTACCTACCCACAGATTCAG GTGAGAAAATGACCCTCAGcatctctgtcctgctgtccctgacTGTGTTCCTGCTGGTCATCGTGGAGCTGATTCCCTCCACCTCCAGCGCAGTGCCTCTGATTGGCAAGTACATGCTGTTCACCATGGTGTTTGTCATCGCCTCGATCATCATCACCGTCATCGTCATCAACACCCACCACCGCTCCCCCAGCACGCACACCATGCCCCCCTGGGTCAGGAAG ATCTTTATTGACACCATCCCAAACGTCATGTTTTTCTCTACAATGAAACGACCATCAAGAGacaaacaagacaaaaatattttttcagaagatATTGATATTTCTGACATTTCTGGGAAGTCAGGTTCTGTGCCTGTCAACTTCTACTCCCCGCTTACCAAAAACCCAGATGTGAAAAATGCTATAGAGGGAATCAAATACATTGCAGAAACAATGAAATCGGACCAAGAAGCCAGTAAT GCTGCAGAAGAATGGAAGTTTGTTGCAATGGTGCTTGATCATCTCCTCCTTGGCATATTTATGCTAGTTTGTTTTATAGGAACATTAGCTGTATTTGCTGGTCGCCTTATTGAATTAAATCAGCAAGGATGA